One Prodigiosinella aquatilis DNA window includes the following coding sequences:
- the tctD gene encoding transcriptional regulator TctD yields MRILLVEDHPELAHWLQKALSGAGFAVDLVGDGLSADHLLQNECYALVVLDVSLPRMNGLELLARIRKRGQNLPVLLLTARSGVADRVKGLNSGADDYLTKPFELEELEARLRALLRRSRGQIQEVQHFGDLSWHDEGYFLLQGKPLTLTPRELAVLNTLMQRCGRPVSRQHVYDQVFTLTDDANPESIDLYVHRVRKKLAGSNVVIVTLRGLGYSLECQNASD; encoded by the coding sequence ATGCGTATTTTACTTGTCGAAGATCATCCGGAACTGGCGCACTGGTTGCAGAAAGCACTCAGTGGTGCCGGGTTCGCGGTAGATCTGGTCGGCGATGGGCTGTCAGCAGATCATCTGTTGCAGAACGAATGTTATGCACTGGTTGTACTGGATGTCTCTTTGCCGCGGATGAACGGTCTGGAATTGTTGGCTCGGATCAGAAAACGTGGTCAGAACCTGCCAGTGCTGTTGCTTACGGCACGTTCCGGCGTGGCTGATCGCGTCAAGGGGTTGAATTCAGGGGCGGATGATTACCTCACCAAACCGTTTGAACTGGAGGAATTGGAAGCCCGACTACGGGCTTTGCTGCGGCGCAGTCGCGGACAGATACAGGAAGTGCAACATTTTGGTGACTTGAGTTGGCATGACGAGGGGTATTTTTTGCTACAGGGCAAACCTCTGACATTAACGCCACGGGAATTGGCGGTACTGAATACGTTAATGCAACGGTGTGGTCGCCCGGTTTCCCGCCAACATGTTTACGATCAGGTGTTTACGCTGACCGATGATGCCAATCCGGAAAGTATCGATCTTTATGTCCACCGTGTGCGTAAAAAACTGGCGGGCAGTAATGTGGTTATCGTGACATTGCGGGGGCTGGGATACAGTCTTGAGTGCCAGAATGCGTCTGACTGA
- a CDS encoding tripartite tricarboxylate transporter substrate binding protein has product MKKYLRLTLTASALLFSVPMVQAADTPSRTECIAPAKPGGGFDLTCKLLQVTLQETKLIDSPMRVTYMPGGVGAVAYNTIIAQRPNEPGTVVAFSGGSLLNLSQGKFGRYTVDDVKWLAAVGTDYGMVAVRADSPYKNLKDLLNAMQKNPDQVVIGAGASIGSQDWMKSALLARYAGIDPRKMRYVAFEGGGEPLTAMLGGHVQVVSGDMSEMVPHLKSGKIRVLAVFSNNRLPGQLANIPTAKEQGYDLVWPIIRGFYLGPKVSDATYQWWEAIFKKMAASDEFKKQRDMRGLFEFNMMGKELDAYVKKQVVDYHEQAKDFGLAK; this is encoded by the coding sequence ATGAAAAAATACCTCCGTCTTACCCTTACCGCCTCTGCTCTACTGTTTTCAGTACCCATGGTTCAGGCGGCAGACACACCATCACGTACCGAATGTATTGCGCCAGCCAAACCTGGCGGTGGATTTGATCTCACCTGTAAACTGCTGCAAGTAACATTGCAGGAAACCAAACTGATAGACAGTCCAATGCGCGTCACTTATATGCCCGGCGGCGTGGGAGCAGTAGCCTATAACACCATCATTGCACAGCGTCCGAATGAGCCAGGTACCGTGGTAGCGTTTTCAGGTGGTTCACTGCTTAATCTTTCGCAGGGAAAATTCGGCCGCTATACCGTTGATGATGTGAAATGGCTGGCAGCCGTGGGGACCGACTATGGCATGGTGGCCGTCCGCGCCGATTCGCCTTACAAAAACCTGAAAGATCTACTCAATGCCATGCAGAAAAACCCCGACCAGGTGGTTATCGGTGCAGGTGCCTCCATCGGCAGTCAGGATTGGATGAAAAGTGCGTTGCTGGCACGCTATGCCGGTATCGACCCACGAAAAATGCGCTATGTCGCTTTTGAAGGTGGCGGTGAACCACTGACCGCCATGCTCGGTGGGCATGTTCAGGTAGTTTCTGGCGATATGAGTGAAATGGTTCCCCATTTGAAAAGTGGGAAAATCCGTGTGTTAGCCGTATTTTCCAATAATCGTCTACCCGGTCAGTTAGCCAATATTCCAACGGCCAAAGAGCAAGGTTATGACCTGGTATGGCCAATCATTCGCGGCTTTTATCTCGGTCCGAAAGTCAGTGATGCCACCTACCAGTGGTGGGAAGCTATTTTCAAAAAAATGGCCGCCAGCGACGAGTTCAAGAAACAACGCGATATGCGTGGTCTGTTTGAATTCAATATGATGGGTAAAGAACTGGATGCCTATGTCAAAAAACAGGTCGTCGATTATCACGAGCAAGCAAAAGACTTTGGTCTGGCAAAATAA